Genomic window (Deinococcus aerophilus):
GTGGAATTCCTGGTGGTGGATACGCCACCCAATGACATGCGCACGCTGCAGGACACGGCCCGGCAGTCTCATGTGCTGCTCGTGCCCCTGTTGCCCGGAGCCGGCGAGATGGACCGCCTGCAGGAGACGGTCCAGGCCTTGAGCAAGGTCGAGCTACAAGATGGCGTGCAACTGGGTTTTGTGCTCAACCGGCTCGAACACGACAACGTCAGCAGCGCCATGAAGCCGGCTCTGGAGGAACTGGGATACCCGGTGGTGGCACAGATCCGCAAGGCCGTGGATTACCAGCGCGCATTCGGCC
Coding sequences:
- a CDS encoding ParA family protein encodes the protein MKVISVLSRKGGVGKTLLSVGIAQVLGERGHRVALLDRDPEGSAMGWQHGAQAVGTALPYQVIGPIEATRLDRVEFLVVDTPPNDMRTLQDTARQSHVLLVPLLPGAGEMDRLQETVQALSKVELQDGVQLGFVLNRLEHDNVSSAMKPALEELGYPVVAQIRKAVDYQRAFGQLIPAHLTAPFREALTALEVLE